From Brassica oleracea var. oleracea cultivar TO1000 chromosome C3, BOL, whole genome shotgun sequence, a single genomic window includes:
- the LOC106330935 gene encoding uncharacterized protein LOC106330935: MEIGLPKRIAEAEAEHHVDKINNTCRLTVLGLLKKQLEDEYYEVLRDPVFGPILAINEHELGYSEKVIHSFICKMLDISKRHELWFSFARKPLRFSMQEFYAVTGLKCEEDKDTDLEA; this comes from the coding sequence ATGGAAATTGGGCTTCCAAAACGCATAGCTGAAGCAGAGGCTGAGCATCATGTTGATAAGATTAACAACACTTGTAGGTTGACAGTTCTGGGGCTACTGAAGAAGCAACTTGAGGATGAGTACTATGAAGTTTTGAGAGACCCTGTATTTGGTCCGATTTTGGCTATTAATGAGCATGAACTCGGATACTCAGAGAAGGTTATTCACAGCTTCATCTGCAAAATGCTAGACATTTCAAAGCGTCACGAGTTATGGTTTAGCTTTGCTAGGAAGCCTCTTCGGTTTTCTATGCAAGAGTTCTACGCTGTGACAGGTCTTAAATGTGAAGAAGACAAAGACACTGATTTAGAGGCTTAG
- the LOC106330934 gene encoding uncharacterized protein LOC106330934, translated as MKTIRLKHLTECKDWSRVDRVRLVYLCVICFLMAKDEKINIPHAYIRLVMDFDKLRKYPWGLYAYDLLLDSIKKARFKLKKNNYVLDGFSYALQIWLMEAIPDIGTLLGQKYKEVITSVRCQNWYGNGKVSYHDITALETSLEKKAVVFPFISDTGNNDVVASVTFRRDDEKKDERVDKIISLINAKFYWSKFVSQVEEDMRTQDQLHEKVDVVVEASQDQIDGTDEVAMESELEVSEKEEQVEPVAKRRVTRKAKDPGCESRKRHLLCQRAAEQNTGLDDQTKIFITELFNTSFNSMKEEVKKHMDHRYDKLDSEIAQLKQTVAAAIVSRNDVHASERPQPLAMPSPRPKRKDEKLDDVEMSDFHGNLHNVYVSQSSNIDLEMGTQDYLCDVEMSDFHGNLHNVSVSQSSNIDLEMGTQDYLWKTMGNLTQDSYVKGFDPSQKAKVDDPMQNG; from the exons ATGAAGACAATTAGGCTGAAGCATCTTACGGAGTGCAAGGACTGGTCGCGTGTGGACAGGGTCAGACTAGTCTACCTTTGTGTTATTTGTTTTCTGATGGCTAAGGATGAGAAGATCAATATCCCTCATGCATACATAAGATTAGTGATGGATTTTGATAAACTGAGGAAGTATCCGTGGGGTCTTTACGCTTACGATCTGCTTCTAGATTCCATAAAGAAAGCAAGGTTCAAGTTGAAGAAGAACAATTATGTATTAGATGGATTCTCCTATGCCCTACAGATTTGGCTTATGGAGGCGATTCCAGACATTGGGACTTTGCTGGGTCAAAAGTACAAGGAAGTCATAACCAGTGTGAGATGTCAGAACTGGTATGGAAATGGAAAGGTTTCTTATCATGATATCACTGCTCTAGAGACTTCACTTGAGAAG AAAGCGGTTGTGTTTCCATTCATATCTGATACCGGAAACAATGATGTCGTTGCTAGTGTGACATTCAGAAGGGATGATGAGAAGAAAGATGAAAGAGTTGACAAAATTATTTCCTTGATCAATGCAAAATTTTATTGGAGCAAATTCGTTTCGCAAGTTGAGGAAGATATGCGGACTCAAGATCAGCTACATGAGAAGGTTGATGTTGTTGTGGAAGCTAGTCAAGATCAGATAGATGGGACAGATGAGGTTGCCATGGAAAGTGAACTAGAAGTATCTGAAAAAGAAGAACAAGTTGAGCCTGTAGCTAAAAGAAGGGTCACGAGGAAGGCAAAGGATCCCGGTTGTGAGTCTAGGAAGAGACACCTACTTTGCCAACGCGCGGCAGAACAAAACACTGGTCTCGATGATCAAACGAAGATTTTTATTACGGAATTGTTCAACACCTCCTTCAACTCAATGAAGGAAGAGGTTAAGAAGCATATGGATCATCGCTATGACAAGCTTGACAGTGAGATTGCACAGCTCAAGCAAACAGTGGCAGCAGCTATAGTTTCAAGAAACGATGTCCATGCATCCGAGAGGCCCCAACCTTTGGCAATGCCTAGCCCTCGTCCTAAAAGAAAG GATGAAAAATTAGACGATGTAGAAATGTCTGATTTTCATGGGAATTTGCATAATGTATATGTCTCCCAATCGTCTAACATTGATCTAGAGATGGGTACACAAGATTATTTATGTGATGTAGAAATGTCGGATTTTCATGGGAATTTGCATAATGTATCTGTCTCCCAATCGTCTAACATTGATCTAGAGATGGGTACACAAGATTATTTATGGAAGACAATGGGAAATCTTACACAAGATTCATATGTGAAAGGATTCGATCCATCCCAAAAAGCAAAGGTTGATGACCCAATGCAGAATGGTTAA